The genomic region GCGAGAACAACGCGGCGCTGCTGGCGGCGCTCGCGCCGTTCGCGGACGAGCCGGGCGAGCTCCGCGCGCGCTTCCGCTGCGTCCTCGCGCTCGTCGACCCGCTGGTCTCGCTCGAGCCGCACCTCGTGTCGGGCGTGTGCGAGGGCATGATCCTCACGTCTCCACGAGGCGCCGCCGGCTTTGGCTACGACCCGATCTTCCTCGTGGACGGGCACGACAAGACGATGGCGGAGCTCACGGACGACGAGAAGAACGCAGTGTCCCACCGCGGACGCGCCGCCGCCGCCCTCCGCGACACGCTCGAGCGGGCGCTCGCCGCACGCGAGGCGAGCGCGCGCGGCATCGGGTGAGCGGCGCGCCGGCGCGCCCACGCGAGCCGCGTGGGCACCGGCCGGGCGCCGAGGCGCCACTCGGTCACGTTCGCTAGGCCTTCGCGAGGTTCGCGGCCGCGAAGTCCCAGTTCGCGAGGTGACTCAGGAAGGTCTCGACGTACTTCGGCCGCAGGTTGCGGTAGTCAATGTAGTATGCATGCTCCCAGACGTCGCAGGTGAGCAGCGCGGTCTGCCCGTGCTTCATCGGCAGATCGGCGTTCGAGGTCTTCGTGACCGAGAGCTT from Myxococcales bacterium harbors:
- the rdgB gene encoding RdgB/HAM1 family non-canonical purine NTP pyrophosphatase, coding for MRHALVLATGNAHKLKEIRAILSSLPVDVLAPTDVLTRPPTVVEDGATFADNAAKKAVALARATMMLTVGDDSGLEVDALDGAPGVRSARYAHSRATDGENNAALLAALAPFADEPGELRARFRCVLALVDPLVSLEPHLVSGVCEGMILTSPRGAAGFGYDPIFLVDGHDKTMAELTDDEKNAVSHRGRAAAALRDTLERALAAREASARGIG